Proteins encoded by one window of Pseudonocardia alni:
- a CDS encoding DUF5926 family protein: MGKKTRNRASTADAGDNPRRPCPCGSGKRYKACHGAGDDVIVIRPFEGLAAEPDLVAMREFLPSATAALPVRSGGPVTLASVLPGASAAIVRDNGEVLLGMQVQTRSGDLSADLAGALAWARSAEPGSSLPVVGAGRHTGERLQDVLEPGTPLEPTVHADFAWWLPSESPDPEAQAMLERANSVIMPTEAVTADGVRGAYWVDTGSKAHVRWVRTEDETTLMAALARLSGQGGLELGEGSRYAGSFRAHGLLVPVWDVDREMHSSEWAGPAAEFAKRLDEAVAGLDATPLTESEHRARDVLAGKQITLR; the protein is encoded by the coding sequence ATGGGTAAGAAGACGCGCAACCGTGCCAGCACCGCCGACGCGGGGGACAACCCGCGCCGGCCGTGCCCCTGCGGCTCCGGCAAGCGGTACAAGGCCTGCCACGGCGCCGGTGACGACGTGATCGTCATCCGGCCGTTCGAGGGCCTCGCGGCGGAGCCCGACCTCGTCGCCATGCGGGAGTTCCTCCCCTCGGCGACGGCGGCCCTCCCGGTCCGCTCCGGCGGTCCGGTCACGCTGGCCTCGGTGCTGCCGGGCGCGTCCGCCGCGATCGTGCGCGACAACGGCGAGGTCCTGCTCGGCATGCAGGTCCAGACCCGCTCCGGGGACCTCTCGGCCGACCTGGCCGGGGCGCTCGCCTGGGCGCGCTCGGCCGAGCCGGGATCGTCGCTGCCGGTCGTCGGCGCCGGGCGGCACACCGGCGAGCGGCTGCAGGACGTGCTGGAGCCCGGCACACCGCTGGAGCCGACGGTGCACGCCGACTTCGCGTGGTGGCTGCCGTCGGAGAGCCCGGACCCCGAGGCCCAGGCGATGCTGGAGCGTGCCAACTCGGTGATCATGCCGACCGAGGCGGTCACCGCCGACGGCGTGCGTGGCGCGTACTGGGTCGACACCGGGTCCAAGGCGCACGTGCGCTGGGTGCGGACCGAGGACGAGACGACGCTGATGGCGGCGCTGGCGCGGCTGTCCGGCCAGGGCGGCCTGGAGCTGGGCGAGGGTTCCCGCTACGCCGGGTCGTTCCGGGCGCACGGGCTGCTCGTGCCGGTCTGGGACGTCGACCGGGAGATGCACTCCTCGGAGTGGGCGGGTCCCGCCGCGGAGTTCGCGAAGCGGCTCGACGAGGCGGTGGCCGGGCTGGACGCCACGCCGCTGACCGAGTCCGAGCACCGGGCGCGCGACGTGCTCGCGGGCAAGCAGATCACCCTGCGCTAG
- a CDS encoding ferritin, with the protein MTDESKFHALLRDQVRSEFTAAQQYLAIAVWLDDADLPQLAAHFYAQAVEERNHAMMMVQYQLDNDLTATIPSVGEVQNDFASVEELVQLALTQEKQVTEQITTLARTARDEDDYLGEQFLQWFLKEQVEEVASMTTLLTIVRRAGDDLFHVEDFVARELARGDAADATAPAAAGGAL; encoded by the coding sequence ATGACCGACGAGTCGAAGTTCCACGCCCTGCTCCGCGACCAGGTCCGGAGCGAGTTCACCGCCGCCCAGCAGTACCTCGCGATCGCCGTCTGGCTCGACGACGCCGACCTCCCGCAGCTGGCCGCGCACTTCTACGCGCAGGCCGTCGAGGAGCGCAACCACGCGATGATGATGGTCCAGTACCAGCTGGACAACGACCTCACGGCGACCATCCCCTCGGTCGGCGAGGTGCAGAACGACTTCGCCTCGGTCGAGGAGCTCGTGCAGCTCGCGCTGACCCAGGAGAAGCAGGTCACCGAGCAGATCACCACGCTGGCCCGCACCGCCCGCGACGAGGACGACTACCTCGGCGAGCAGTTCCTGCAGTGGTTCCTGAAGGAGCAGGTGGAGGAGGTCGCCTCGATGACGACGCTGCTCACCATCGTCCGCCGCGCCGGCGACGACCTGTTCCACGTCGAGGACTTCGTGGCCCGCGAGCTCGCGCGCGGCGACGCCGCCGACGCGACCGCCCCGGCCGCCGCGGGCGGCGCCCTGTAG
- a CDS encoding DUF4328 domain-containing protein, with amino-acid sequence MATTPGGPAAEPTARRDRYAGPPRYRAVPRWGLPVGPWRIAPVPGEGPLRPVDRARALAAQLVPVLWVVVVVSGVAAVAEVWRYVLLLFSRSDALSPEAVGVSDALVWFGGWSSVVATIAAGVLMISWSLWTYRAAADRAGTRAWRSRRWVVAGWVVPGWNLVAPGSLLAETEHAALDLPPERRPSPSRELLVWWALWAACVVLGAVVLVWRFRTGTQALADGVVLHAWADVLAAVTAWRTIRVVRLLTALLATRPQGPRQLLVSATAGTAGAEPAVPVGAADPQAAPTAARVPTTAADPAG; translated from the coding sequence GTGGCGACGACGCCCGGTGGGCCGGCCGCCGAGCCCACGGCCCGGCGGGACCGCTACGCCGGCCCGCCCCGCTACCGCGCCGTCCCGCGCTGGGGCCTCCCGGTGGGGCCCTGGCGGATCGCGCCGGTCCCTGGTGAGGGCCCGCTCCGGCCGGTCGACCGGGCCCGCGCGCTGGCCGCGCAGCTCGTGCCCGTGCTGTGGGTGGTCGTCGTCGTGTCGGGGGTCGCCGCCGTCGCCGAGGTGTGGCGGTACGTGCTCCTGCTGTTCAGCCGGTCCGACGCGTTGTCCCCGGAGGCCGTCGGCGTCTCCGACGCGCTGGTGTGGTTCGGCGGCTGGTCCTCGGTGGTGGCGACGATCGCCGCCGGGGTGCTGATGATCTCGTGGAGCCTGTGGACCTACCGGGCCGCCGCGGACCGCGCGGGCACGCGCGCCTGGCGAAGCCGCCGGTGGGTCGTCGCGGGCTGGGTGGTGCCCGGCTGGAACCTGGTCGCGCCCGGTTCGCTGCTGGCCGAGACCGAGCACGCCGCGCTGGACCTGCCGCCGGAACGGCGGCCGTCGCCGTCGCGGGAGCTGCTGGTCTGGTGGGCGCTGTGGGCGGCGTGCGTGGTCCTCGGCGCGGTCGTCCTGGTCTGGCGGTTCCGCACCGGCACCCAGGCGCTGGCCGACGGGGTCGTCCTGCACGCCTGGGCCGACGTGCTCGCCGCGGTCACGGCGTGGCGCACGATCCGGGTCGTCCGCCTGCTCACCGCTCTGCTGGCGACGCGGCCGCAGGGTCCCCGGCAGCTGCTGGTGTCGGCGACGGCGGGTACGGCCGGCGCGGAGCCGGCGGTCCCGGTGGGAGCGGCGGACCCGCAGGCAGCGCCGACGGCGGCACGGGTCCCGACCACGGCGGCGGACCCGGCGGGCTGA
- a CDS encoding rhodanese-like domain-containing protein — protein sequence MSDPVPAVSVSDLPADAPMLDVRELDEWTAGHAPHARHLPMSELAGRMGEVPTDDPLYVVCRSGGRSARVVAYLAQQGFPAVNVEGGMQDWAAQGRTVVTDDGSAPRIA from the coding sequence ATGTCCGACCCGGTTCCCGCCGTGAGCGTGTCCGATCTCCCCGCCGACGCCCCGATGCTGGACGTCCGCGAGCTCGACGAGTGGACCGCAGGGCACGCCCCGCACGCCCGTCACCTGCCGATGTCCGAGCTGGCCGGCCGGATGGGCGAGGTCCCCACCGACGACCCGCTCTACGTCGTCTGCCGCTCCGGTGGCCGGTCGGCCCGGGTCGTCGCCTACCTCGCCCAGCAGGGCTTCCCGGCGGTGAACGTCGAGGGCGGCATGCAGGACTGGGCCGCCCAGGGCCGCACGGTCGTGACCGACGACGGCAGCGCCCCCCGGATCGCCTGA
- a CDS encoding DUF3817 domain-containing protein — translation MTVATALKAYRVSAWVTGVGLLLLTFYAMPAKYLFGDPRPVALIGMVHGFLYMIYIVCTLILAERCRWKPVFAVVILAAGTIPVASFVAERKVTRKVQAEHLAPAGP, via the coding sequence GTGACCGTCGCGACCGCTCTGAAGGCCTACCGGGTCTCCGCCTGGGTCACCGGCGTCGGCCTGCTGCTGCTGACCTTCTACGCGATGCCGGCGAAGTACCTGTTCGGCGACCCGCGGCCGGTCGCGCTGATCGGGATGGTGCACGGCTTCCTGTACATGATCTACATCGTGTGCACGCTGATCCTGGCCGAGCGCTGCCGGTGGAAGCCGGTGTTCGCCGTGGTCATCCTGGCCGCGGGAACCATCCCGGTCGCGTCGTTCGTCGCCGAGCGGAAGGTGACCCGGAAGGTGCAGGCCGAGCACCTGGCACCCGCCGGTCCCTGA
- the pheA gene encoding prephenate dehydratase codes for MRIGFLGPHATFTEQALLTLPESRGAELVPLPGAPAVLAAVRDGSVDAGCVPIENTVEGAVPPVLDGLVADPPLVIAREARIAVRFCLMGRPGTTGDAIRSVASHGHGIAQTRGWLAEHLPAAEVRVSSSTAEAAAQAARGEVDAAVAAPLAATQHGLEVLADDIADNAGAVTRFVLLTRPGPPPAPTGWDRTTLAATTTNRPGTLLGLLTEIAVRGIDLTRIESRPVKGRHAEYWFHLDCSGHVADPAMGEALAALHRRCDRLIYLGSFPRSDPAPDAPAAGVGSPVAALGVATADDYAASERWLAAVRRGADT; via the coding sequence ATGCGGATCGGATTCCTGGGGCCGCACGCCACGTTCACCGAGCAGGCCCTGCTGACCCTGCCCGAGTCGCGTGGCGCGGAGCTCGTGCCGCTGCCCGGCGCCCCCGCGGTGCTGGCGGCGGTCCGCGACGGCTCCGTCGACGCCGGCTGCGTGCCGATCGAGAACACCGTCGAGGGCGCCGTCCCGCCGGTGCTCGACGGGCTCGTCGCCGATCCGCCGCTGGTGATCGCCCGTGAGGCCCGGATCGCGGTCCGGTTCTGCCTGATGGGCCGCCCGGGCACCACGGGTGACGCGATCCGCTCGGTCGCCTCCCACGGCCACGGCATCGCCCAGACCCGCGGCTGGCTCGCCGAGCACCTGCCGGCCGCCGAGGTCCGGGTCAGCTCCTCCACCGCGGAGGCCGCGGCCCAGGCCGCCAGGGGTGAGGTCGATGCCGCCGTCGCCGCCCCGCTCGCAGCCACGCAGCACGGCCTGGAGGTGCTGGCCGACGACATCGCCGACAACGCGGGCGCCGTCACCCGCTTCGTGCTGCTGACCCGCCCCGGCCCGCCGCCGGCGCCGACCGGCTGGGACCGCACCACCCTCGCCGCGACGACGACGAACCGCCCCGGCACCCTGCTCGGCCTGCTCACCGAGATCGCCGTCCGCGGCATCGACCTGACCCGGATCGAGTCCCGCCCGGTGAAGGGCCGCCACGCCGAGTACTGGTTCCACCTGGACTGCTCGGGCCACGTCGCCGACCCGGCGATGGGAGAGGCCCTGGCCGCACTGCACCGTCGCTGCGACCGGCTGATCTATCTCGGGTCGTTCCCGCGATCCGATCCCGCACCGGACGCCCCGGCGGCCGGGGTGGGGAGCCCGGTGGCGGCGCTCGGTGTCGCCACCGCCGACGACTACGCCGCGTCCGAGCGCTGGCTCGCCGCGGTCCGACGGGGAGCCGACACGTGA
- a CDS encoding histidine phosphatase family protein → MSHQTDDEHDGAASFAAVGTGTRIAQVPPDDGALRLVLVRHGRTPSNVRHRLDTALPGPGLDELGHAQAEEVAGLLAGWPVQGLYASRATRAQETAAPIGRALGREVELLQGLHEVFVGDLEGQEGDDARAAFDEVFEAWWDGDVDRAMPGGESARDVWGRALPDLAAVTSGVTEGAVVVVSHGAAIRILSLALLGGHDGSGPGHPDVTYGRERPVPNTGRVVLRRDPGGWVPELWDAMPGGRRATHR, encoded by the coding sequence GTGAGCCACCAGACCGACGACGAGCACGACGGCGCCGCCTCCTTCGCGGCCGTCGGCACCGGCACCCGGATCGCGCAGGTCCCGCCGGACGACGGCGCGCTGCGCCTGGTGCTGGTCCGGCACGGCCGCACCCCGTCGAACGTGCGGCACCGCCTCGACACCGCGCTGCCGGGCCCCGGGCTGGACGAGCTGGGTCACGCGCAGGCCGAGGAGGTCGCCGGGCTACTCGCCGGATGGCCCGTGCAGGGCCTGTACGCGTCACGGGCGACCCGGGCGCAGGAGACCGCCGCCCCGATCGGCCGCGCGCTCGGACGCGAGGTGGAGCTGCTCCAGGGCCTGCACGAGGTGTTCGTCGGGGACCTCGAGGGCCAGGAGGGCGACGACGCCCGCGCCGCGTTCGACGAGGTCTTCGAGGCCTGGTGGGACGGTGACGTCGACCGCGCGATGCCCGGCGGCGAGTCCGCCCGCGACGTGTGGGGCCGGGCGCTGCCCGACCTCGCCGCGGTGACCTCCGGCGTGACGGAGGGGGCGGTCGTCGTCGTCAGCCACGGGGCGGCGATCCGGATCCTGTCGCTGGCGCTGCTCGGCGGGCACGACGGCTCCGGACCCGGCCACCCCGACGTCACCTACGGCCGCGAGCGCCCGGTCCCCAACACCGGCCGGGTCGTGCTGCGTCGCGACCCCGGCGGCTGGGTCCCGGAGCTGTGGGACGCGATGCCCGGCGGGCGGCGCGCCACCCACCGGTAG
- a CDS encoding CPBP family intramembrane glutamic endopeptidase — protein sequence MTSGPVPARPRGALRDWLSPAPPSFPGVATDPRERRLIGLEIAVVLTVTLGLSAVRSALSLLEALLNPAPLADQQVTLNAPASTDAWIDLAFQLVRALQLAGWGALAAYLLLRAGIALRRVGLDGRRPWRDAAHSAGLAALIGLPGLGLYLVGRLAGITPDVAPSTLTDQWWRIPVLVLSAAANSWAEEVVMIGYLLTRLRRLGWSENRSAFAAAVLRGCYHLYQGIGAFVGNLVMGLVFARYWQRTNRLWPLVGAHLLIDVVAFVGYALLGGVLPI from the coding sequence ATGACGAGCGGACCGGTCCCGGCACGACCGCGTGGGGCCCTGCGGGACTGGCTGAGCCCGGCGCCCCCGTCCTTCCCGGGCGTCGCCACCGACCCCCGCGAGCGACGGCTGATCGGCCTGGAGATCGCCGTCGTCCTGACCGTGACGCTGGGCCTGTCCGCGGTGCGCAGCGCGCTGTCGCTGCTCGAGGCCCTGCTGAACCCCGCCCCGCTGGCCGACCAGCAGGTCACCCTGAACGCGCCCGCGTCCACCGACGCCTGGATCGACCTCGCGTTCCAGCTGGTCCGCGCGCTGCAGCTGGCCGGATGGGGCGCGCTGGCCGCCTACCTGCTGCTGCGGGCGGGCATCGCGCTGCGCCGCGTCGGGCTCGACGGGCGGCGGCCGTGGCGCGACGCGGCGCACTCCGCGGGCCTGGCCGCGCTGATCGGCCTCCCCGGGCTGGGGCTCTACCTGGTCGGACGGCTCGCGGGGATCACCCCGGACGTCGCGCCCAGCACGCTGACCGACCAGTGGTGGCGGATCCCGGTGCTGGTGCTGTCCGCGGCGGCGAACTCCTGGGCGGAGGAGGTCGTCATGATCGGCTACCTGCTCACCCGGCTGCGGCGGCTCGGCTGGTCGGAGAACCGGTCGGCGTTCGCGGCCGCCGTCCTGCGCGGGTGCTACCACCTCTACCAGGGGATCGGCGCGTTCGTCGGCAACCTCGTCATGGGCCTGGTGTTCGCCCGCTACTGGCAGCGGACGAACCGGCTGTGGCCGCTCGTCGGCGCCCATCTGCTGATCGACGTCGTGGCGTTCGTGGGGTACGCACTGCTCGGCGGCGTACTTCCGATCTGA
- a CDS encoding DUF2470 domain-containing protein, producing the protein MGTTRVRRPPTPAVAERARSLVTRGGRAALVGTGEPEPCAPLMHHTWPDGTTDLLLPDDHVLRERARLTLDGLPVMLELTGSTPVPLDEPVRELLWLVGTLQEPDPTTGRERALRLAEKAPHPNLLDAGRGATLLRLHPSSAVYSDAEGCAPVSPTELAAAEPDPFCRVEQVWLEHLDRAHPEMLCALRRHLPDGLGFTGGRVRPVGVDRFGLRVRVPTATGTQDVRLAFSAPADTPEELQRRFAELVGCPAAGGR; encoded by the coding sequence GTGGGAACGACCCGAGTGCGCCGCCCCCCGACGCCCGCCGTCGCCGAGCGAGCCCGCAGCCTCGTCACCCGTGGTGGCCGCGCGGCACTCGTCGGCACCGGCGAGCCGGAACCGTGTGCGCCGCTGATGCACCACACCTGGCCGGACGGCACGACCGACCTGCTGCTGCCCGACGACCACGTGCTCCGCGAGCGCGCCCGGCTCACCCTCGACGGGCTCCCGGTGATGCTCGAGCTGACCGGCAGCACGCCGGTGCCGCTCGACGAGCCGGTCCGGGAGCTGCTGTGGCTGGTCGGGACCCTGCAGGAGCCGGACCCGACGACCGGCCGGGAACGGGCGCTGCGGCTCGCCGAGAAGGCCCCGCACCCCAACCTCCTCGACGCCGGGCGCGGCGCCACCCTGCTGCGGCTGCACCCGTCGTCGGCGGTCTACTCCGACGCCGAGGGCTGCGCGCCGGTCTCGCCGACCGAGCTCGCGGCCGCCGAACCCGACCCGTTCTGCCGGGTCGAGCAGGTGTGGCTGGAGCACCTGGACCGGGCGCACCCGGAGATGCTGTGCGCGCTGCGCCGGCACCTGCCCGACGGGCTGGGGTTCACCGGCGGCCGGGTCCGCCCGGTCGGCGTGGACCGCTTCGGGCTCCGCGTGCGGGTGCCCACCGCGACCGGCACCCAGGACGTGCGGCTGGCGTTCTCCGCACCCGCGGACACGCCCGAGGAGCTGCAGCGCCGGTTCGCCGAGCTGGTGGGCTGCCCGGCGGCCGGGGGCCGCTGA
- a CDS encoding metallopeptidase family protein, whose amino-acid sequence MPVAMPADRFDELVCEALDLVPAELAAAMDNVVVLVEPCHPDEPDLLGLYEGVALTERTADYAGELPDRITVYRDAVLDFCEDEEQVVDEVAITVVHEIAHHFGISEEKLHELGWG is encoded by the coding sequence GTGCCGGTGGCGATGCCCGCCGACCGGTTCGACGAGCTGGTCTGCGAGGCGCTCGACCTCGTGCCCGCCGAGCTCGCCGCGGCGATGGACAACGTCGTCGTGCTGGTCGAGCCGTGCCACCCCGACGAGCCGGACCTGCTCGGGCTCTACGAGGGCGTCGCGCTGACCGAGCGCACCGCGGACTACGCAGGCGAGCTGCCGGACCGGATCACCGTGTACCGCGACGCCGTCCTCGACTTCTGCGAGGACGAGGAGCAGGTCGTCGACGAGGTCGCGATCACCGTCGTCCACGAGATCGCGCACCACTTCGGCATCTCCGAGGAGAAGCTGCACGAGCTCGGCTGGGGCTGA
- a CDS encoding cytochrome P450: MHVFDPADPGFLADPYPAYAALRAAGPVHDHPGLGVPVAVTHAACSAVLRDRGLGRIWSDAVPAAELAAFNLLHRNSLLEREGEPHTRLRRLVASAFARGHTERLAPLVRARAGALVDDLVARIRDGVPADLVELVAAPLPVAVIADLLGVPEDRRAPLRDWSDAIVRMYEPDPGDDGRRAAERASADFTALLRELVDERRSGRAAPAGDTGTGPDLITDLIAVRDAGSPSVRLDEDELVGTAVLLLMAGHEATVNVVGNGVHALLRHPDQWQRLLDDPGLVGTAVEELIRFDAPLQLFERTAVVDTTVAGHPVPAGTRIATLLGAAGRDPSVFGDDADRLDVGRSPNPHLGFGAGVHYCLGAPLARLEIAEVLRALLERLPDAVVDGAPARRPRFVMRGWAELRLTAHTGR; the protein is encoded by the coding sequence GTGCATGTCTTCGATCCGGCCGACCCCGGTTTCCTCGCCGACCCCTACCCCGCCTACGCCGCCCTGCGCGCCGCCGGGCCGGTCCACGACCACCCCGGTCTGGGCGTCCCGGTCGCGGTGACGCACGCGGCCTGCTCGGCCGTGCTGCGCGACCGCGGCCTGGGCCGCATCTGGTCCGACGCCGTGCCCGCAGCCGAGCTGGCCGCGTTCAACCTGCTGCACCGCAACTCGCTGCTGGAACGTGAGGGCGAGCCGCACACCCGGCTGCGACGCCTGGTGGCCTCGGCGTTCGCCCGTGGCCACACCGAGCGGCTGGCCCCGCTGGTGCGGGCGCGGGCCGGGGCCCTGGTGGACGACCTGGTGGCCCGCATCCGCGACGGCGTCCCCGCCGACCTGGTGGAGCTCGTCGCCGCACCGCTGCCGGTCGCCGTGATCGCCGACCTGCTCGGCGTGCCGGAGGACCGCCGGGCGCCGCTGCGGGACTGGTCCGACGCGATCGTGCGGATGTACGAGCCCGACCCCGGCGACGACGGCCGTCGCGCGGCCGAGCGGGCGTCGGCCGACTTCACGGCGCTGCTGCGGGAACTGGTCGACGAGCGCCGGTCCGGCCGCGCCGCCCCCGCCGGGGACACCGGCACGGGACCGGACCTGATCACCGACCTGATCGCCGTCCGGGACGCCGGGTCGCCGTCCGTCCGGCTCGACGAGGACGAGCTCGTCGGCACCGCGGTGCTGCTCCTGATGGCCGGGCACGAGGCGACGGTCAACGTCGTCGGGAACGGCGTGCACGCCCTGCTACGGCACCCGGACCAGTGGCAGCGGCTGCTCGATGACCCCGGACTGGTCGGAACGGCCGTCGAGGAGCTGATCCGCTTCGACGCACCGCTGCAGCTGTTCGAGCGGACCGCCGTCGTCGACACCACGGTGGCCGGCCACCCGGTCCCGGCGGGCACCCGGATCGCGACGCTGCTCGGCGCGGCCGGGCGCGACCCGTCCGTCTTCGGCGACGACGCCGACCGCCTCGACGTCGGCCGCTCCCCCAACCCCCACCTGGGCTTCGGGGCCGGGGTGCACTACTGCCTGGGCGCCCCGCTGGCCCGGCTGGAGATCGCCGAGGTGCTGCGCGCACTGCTGGAACGCCTGCCCGACGCCGTCGTCGACGGCGCGCCGGCCCGGCGGCCACGGTTCGTCATGCGCGGCTGGGCGGAGCTGCGGCTGACCGCCCACACCGGCCGATGA